In Pseudoduganella albidiflava, a single window of DNA contains:
- the secD gene encoding protein translocase subunit SecD, translating into MNRYPIWKYILIAIVVLLGALYTAPNYMGESPALQITSGKSTVKVDSDIVTRVEQLLAEAKLPTSGVTFDAGSSSPSVRARFTDIDTQFKARLALERGLNTDPEDPAYIVTNNLMANTPAWMQKLGAHPMYLGLDLRGGVHFLMQVDTKAALNKRIQGFQAAIRGELRDKNVRHAGIERSGDAIIVKFRDDATRQAARKALGEMNELQFADGTSGADLTLTASMKPAALKATLDNGVKQNIATLSKRVNELGVSEPIIQQQGADRIVVQLPGVQDVARAKSIIGRTATLEVRLVDQSVTRGTELSAAIPFNSELFTVGKNVPVVLYKDVIITGDYISSATATFDENQQPAVSLDLNGDGGRRMREATRDNVGKGMAIVLFEKGKPEVLSVATIQDELGSRFRITGMGSVENSTELALLLRAGALYAPMQVIEERLVGPQLGAENIAKGFNATLYGFLAIAVFMIIYYMVFGVFSVLALAINVLLLVAILSLMGITLTLPGIAAIALALGMAIDANVLINERVREELRAGASPQAAISAGFDRAWATIFDSNVTTLIVALALLVFGSGAIRGFAIVHGLGILTSMFSAVFVSRGVVNLWYGRKKKLQSLSIGTVWVPKEAK; encoded by the coding sequence GGGCGAATCGCCTGCGCTGCAGATCACCAGCGGAAAATCCACGGTGAAGGTGGATAGCGATATCGTCACCCGCGTCGAGCAGCTGCTGGCCGAGGCGAAGCTGCCCACGTCCGGCGTCACCTTCGATGCCGGCTCGAGCAGCCCCTCCGTGCGCGCCCGGTTCACCGATATCGACACGCAGTTCAAGGCCAGGCTCGCGCTGGAACGCGGCCTGAATACCGACCCGGAAGATCCGGCCTACATCGTCACCAACAACCTGATGGCCAATACGCCGGCATGGATGCAGAAGCTCGGCGCCCACCCGATGTACCTGGGCCTCGACCTGCGCGGCGGCGTGCACTTCCTGATGCAGGTGGATACGAAGGCCGCGCTGAACAAGCGCATCCAGGGCTTCCAGGCCGCCATCCGCGGCGAGCTGCGCGACAAGAACGTGCGCCATGCCGGCATCGAGCGCTCGGGCGACGCGATCATCGTGAAATTCCGCGACGACGCCACCCGCCAGGCCGCCCGCAAGGCACTGGGCGAAATGAACGAGCTGCAGTTCGCCGACGGCACCAGCGGCGCCGACCTGACGCTGACCGCGTCGATGAAGCCGGCCGCCCTGAAGGCCACGCTGGACAACGGCGTGAAGCAGAACATCGCCACCCTGTCCAAGCGCGTCAATGAACTGGGCGTTTCCGAGCCGATCATCCAGCAGCAGGGCGCCGACCGCATCGTGGTCCAGCTGCCGGGCGTGCAGGACGTGGCCCGTGCCAAGTCGATCATCGGCCGCACCGCCACGCTGGAAGTGCGCCTGGTCGACCAGTCGGTCACGCGCGGCACCGAGCTGAGCGCGGCGATCCCGTTCAATTCCGAGCTGTTCACCGTCGGCAAGAACGTGCCCGTGGTGCTGTACAAGGATGTGATCATCACCGGCGACTACATCTCGTCGGCCACGGCCACCTTCGATGAAAACCAGCAGCCGGCCGTATCGCTCGACCTGAACGGCGACGGCGGCCGCCGCATGCGCGAAGCCACCCGCGACAACGTGGGTAAGGGCATGGCCATCGTGCTGTTCGAGAAGGGCAAGCCGGAGGTCCTGTCGGTCGCCACGATCCAGGATGAACTGGGCAGCCGTTTCCGCATCACCGGCATGGGCAGCGTCGAGAACTCCACCGAACTGGCGCTGCTGCTGCGCGCCGGCGCGCTGTATGCCCCGATGCAGGTCATCGAGGAACGCCTGGTCGGCCCGCAGCTGGGCGCCGAGAACATCGCCAAGGGCTTCAATGCCACGCTGTACGGCTTCCTGGCGATCGCCGTCTTCATGATCATCTACTACATGGTGTTCGGCGTGTTCTCCGTGCTGGCACTGGCCATCAACGTGCTGCTGCTGGTGGCGATCCTGTCGCTGATGGGCATCACGCTGACCTTGCCGGGTATCGCCGCCATCGCGCTGGCACTGGGCATGGCGATCGATGCGAACGTGCTGATCAACGAGCGGGTGCGCGAGGAGCTGCGCGCCGGCGCTTCGCCGCAGGCCGCCATCTCGGCCGGCTTCGACCGCGCCTGGGCCACCATCTTCGACTCGAACGTGACGACGCTGATCGTGGCGCTGGCGCTGCTGGTGTTCGGTTCCGGTGCGATCCGCGGCTTCGCCATCGTGCACGGCCTGGGCATCCTGACCTCGATGTTCTCCGCCGTCTTCGTGTCGCGCGGCGTGGTCAACCTGTGGTACGGCCGCAAGAAGAAACTGCAGTCGCTGTCGATCGGTACCGTCTGGGTACCGAAAGAAGCCAAGTAA
- a CDS encoding TonB-dependent siderophore receptor yields MNHTLQRTPLAAALCLAFLTSPALAQQAAPEQQLAEVQVTATAEEELKQAPGVSTITAADIAARPPANDLSDIIRTMPGVNLTGNSSTGQYGNHRQIDLRGMGPENTLILVDGKPVMSRNAVRMGRSGERNSRGDTNWVPAELVERIEVLRGPAAARYGSGAAGGVINIITKAPGDKLSGSVTAYALAPEHGEESSTKRLGFNLSGPLAGKFSFRVFGNVNKTDADDLSINATPENTADGAIPPAGREGVRNRDVGGLLRWDLAPGQVLELESGFSRQGNIYAGDRAVNSTGTPLLGELANAGAETNVMIRRTAALTHRGKWDFGTSKLSLQWENTDNTRLNEGLAGGPEGSISNATSWSTSALENYVVNGEVNMPGKLFGLSQMMTVGFDLRQEKLNDPYSMTQTATAIPGLAATNRDGKADAETYAVYVEDNIGVTNELMLTPGLRFDRHSQFGSNWSPSLNASYALTPTVTLKGGVARAFKAPNLYQSNPNYLYYTRGNGCPVNNPNLGGGCYLRGNDSLEAETSVNKEIGIGWSDAGHSASVTWFHNDYRNKIVGGMDSLLGNTSANGRLFQWENAPKAVVQGIEGNVTIPFGTGVKFINNLTYMIENENKTTGEPLSVIPEFTLNTSLDWQVNDKVSLLFTGTWYGKQEPRKLTTQGAPATGDALKTLDPYSVWGISAGYAFTNNLRLRAGINNLFDERLFRQSTNGTSGAASYNEAGRSLFVSLTSSF; encoded by the coding sequence ATGAATCACACCCTGCAACGCACCCCGCTCGCGGCCGCCCTCTGCCTGGCCTTCCTGACTTCCCCCGCGCTGGCCCAGCAAGCTGCTCCCGAACAGCAGCTCGCCGAGGTGCAGGTCACCGCCACCGCCGAAGAGGAACTGAAACAGGCGCCCGGCGTATCGACCATCACGGCCGCCGACATCGCGGCGCGCCCGCCCGCCAACGATCTTTCCGACATCATCCGCACCATGCCGGGCGTGAACCTGACCGGCAACAGCTCCACCGGCCAGTACGGCAACCACCGCCAGATCGACCTGCGCGGCATGGGCCCGGAAAACACGCTGATCCTGGTGGACGGCAAGCCCGTCATGTCGCGCAATGCCGTGCGCATGGGCCGCAGCGGCGAGCGCAATTCGCGCGGCGACACCAACTGGGTGCCGGCCGAACTGGTCGAGCGCATCGAAGTGCTGCGCGGCCCGGCCGCGGCGCGCTACGGGTCCGGCGCCGCCGGCGGCGTGATCAACATCATCACGAAGGCGCCGGGCGACAAGCTGTCCGGCTCCGTGACCGCTTATGCTTTGGCGCCGGAGCACGGCGAGGAAAGCTCGACGAAGCGGCTCGGCTTCAACCTGTCCGGCCCGCTGGCCGGCAAGTTCTCGTTCCGCGTGTTCGGCAACGTGAACAAGACCGATGCGGACGACCTGTCGATCAACGCCACGCCGGAAAACACGGCCGACGGCGCGATCCCGCCGGCCGGCCGCGAAGGCGTGCGCAATCGCGACGTGGGCGGCCTGCTGCGCTGGGACCTGGCGCCGGGCCAGGTGCTGGAACTGGAGTCGGGCTTCTCCCGCCAGGGCAACATCTATGCGGGCGACCGCGCGGTGAATTCCACCGGCACGCCGCTGCTGGGCGAGCTGGCCAATGCCGGCGCGGAAACCAACGTGATGATCCGCCGCACCGCCGCGCTGACGCACCGGGGCAAGTGGGACTTCGGCACCTCGAAGCTGTCGCTGCAATGGGAAAACACCGACAACACGCGCCTGAACGAAGGCCTGGCCGGCGGCCCGGAAGGCAGCATCTCGAACGCCACCTCGTGGTCCACGTCGGCGCTGGAGAACTACGTCGTCAATGGTGAAGTGAACATGCCGGGCAAGCTGTTCGGCCTGTCGCAGATGATGACCGTCGGCTTCGACCTGCGCCAGGAAAAGCTGAACGACCCGTACTCGATGACGCAGACGGCCACCGCCATCCCCGGCCTGGCGGCGACGAACCGCGACGGCAAGGCCGATGCCGAAACCTATGCCGTGTACGTGGAAGACAATATCGGCGTGACCAATGAGCTGATGCTGACGCCGGGCCTGCGCTTCGACAGGCACAGCCAGTTCGGCAGCAACTGGAGCCCGAGCCTGAATGCCTCGTATGCGCTGACGCCGACCGTCACCCTCAAGGGCGGCGTGGCGCGCGCGTTCAAGGCGCCCAACCTGTACCAGTCGAACCCGAACTACCTGTACTACACGCGCGGCAACGGCTGCCCCGTCAACAATCCGAACCTGGGCGGCGGCTGCTACCTGCGCGGCAACGACAGCCTGGAAGCGGAAACCTCGGTGAACAAGGAAATCGGCATCGGCTGGAGCGATGCCGGCCACAGCGCCAGCGTGACCTGGTTCCACAACGACTACCGCAACAAGATCGTCGGCGGCATGGACAGCCTGCTGGGCAACACCTCGGCGAACGGCCGCCTGTTCCAGTGGGAGAACGCACCGAAAGCGGTGGTGCAAGGTATCGAGGGCAACGTGACGATCCCGTTCGGCACGGGCGTGAAGTTCATCAACAACCTCACGTACATGATCGAGAACGAGAACAAGACCACGGGCGAGCCGCTGTCCGTGATTCCCGAGTTCACGCTGAACACGTCGCTCGACTGGCAGGTGAACGACAAGGTCTCGCTGCTGTTCACCGGCACCTGGTACGGCAAGCAGGAGCCGCGCAAGCTGACCACGCAGGGCGCGCCAGCCACCGGCGACGCGCTGAAAACGCTGGACCCGTACAGCGTGTGGGGCATCAGCGCCGGCTACGCGTTCACGAACAACCTGCGCCTGCGCGCCGGCATCAACAACCTGTTCGACGAACGCCTGTTCCGCCAGAGCACCAATGGAACGTCCGGCGCGGCGTCGTACAACGAAGCGGGCCGTTCGCTGTTCGTCAGCCTGACTTCTTCGTTCTGA
- a CDS encoding PepSY-associated TM helix domain-containing protein: MRPDSKPEGIRQSMSWLHTWTGIVLGWLLYAVFFTGTLSYFLDEVNLWMKPELHASVPGADAAQTAAVALAGMQKLAPNAGTWTLELPNERQTTVSASWRDRNAAAGRAGTKRAELDAATGAKIEARETRGGSFLYRFHFELHAMDRVTGRWIVGIATMFMFVAIISGVITHKKIFAEFFTFRPRKGQRSWLDAHNATAVLALPFHIMITFSGLLLLMGTLMPWGAESAYGGDRQAYNMERRGMVPGGQQGQQGQQDQGGGAGREGREGGGREGRGGRSRDGAGAPPVDLAAAIVPMMAQARAEWPDHAVGRITVNRPNKPGTTVELRAHGSDSLTTRGASARLVFDAATGKIKERPPLPTPSAASAFGNVFTSAHMGRFAGPTVRWLLFLSGVVGTAMVATGLVLWVVKRAPERRKLGRTPFGHRLVEVTNIGVVTGLALATGAYFWLNRLLPVAMAERAAWEINGFFLAWLAALVHAAVRPPRAAWKEQCIAVAALFVLLPVLNPLTGGHGLSTSIPLGQAGIVGFDFAMLAIAALFGWIARHLIRKDRPAAQAAQPAQPVLKEVTP, translated from the coding sequence ATGAGGCCCGACAGCAAGCCGGAAGGCATCCGCCAGTCGATGTCGTGGCTGCACACGTGGACCGGCATCGTGCTGGGCTGGCTGCTGTACGCGGTCTTCTTCACCGGCACGCTGAGCTACTTCCTCGACGAGGTCAACCTGTGGATGAAGCCGGAACTGCATGCCTCGGTGCCCGGCGCGGATGCCGCGCAGACCGCGGCGGTGGCGCTGGCCGGCATGCAGAAGCTGGCGCCGAACGCCGGCACGTGGACGCTGGAATTGCCGAACGAGCGGCAGACCACCGTCTCGGCCAGCTGGCGCGACAGGAATGCCGCGGCCGGCCGCGCCGGCACCAAGCGCGCCGAACTCGATGCGGCCACCGGCGCGAAGATCGAGGCGCGTGAAACCCGCGGCGGCAGCTTCCTGTACCGCTTCCACTTCGAACTGCATGCGATGGACCGCGTGACGGGCCGCTGGATCGTGGGCATCGCCACCATGTTCATGTTCGTGGCGATCATCAGCGGCGTCATCACGCACAAGAAGATCTTCGCGGAGTTCTTCACTTTCCGGCCGAGGAAAGGCCAGCGCTCGTGGCTGGACGCGCACAATGCGACGGCCGTGCTGGCGCTGCCGTTCCACATCATGATCACCTTCTCCGGCCTGCTGTTGCTGATGGGGACGCTGATGCCATGGGGTGCGGAAAGCGCCTATGGGGGTGACCGGCAAGCCTACAACATGGAGCGCCGCGGCATGGTGCCGGGTGGGCAGCAGGGGCAGCAGGGGCAGCAGGACCAGGGTGGCGGCGCCGGCCGTGAAGGGAGGGAAGGCGGCGGGCGCGAAGGCCGCGGCGGCCGTTCGCGCGATGGCGCCGGCGCTCCACCCGTCGACCTGGCGGCGGCGATCGTGCCGATGATGGCGCAGGCGCGCGCCGAGTGGCCGGATCACGCGGTGGGCCGCATCACCGTCAACCGTCCGAACAAGCCGGGGACCACGGTGGAACTGCGTGCGCACGGCAGCGACAGCCTGACCACGCGCGGCGCCTCGGCGCGGCTGGTCTTCGATGCCGCCACCGGCAAGATCAAGGAACGCCCGCCGCTGCCCACGCCGTCCGCCGCGAGCGCGTTCGGCAACGTGTTCACCAGCGCGCACATGGGCCGCTTCGCCGGGCCGACGGTGCGCTGGCTGCTGTTCCTGTCCGGCGTGGTCGGTACCGCGATGGTGGCGACGGGCCTCGTGCTGTGGGTGGTCAAGCGGGCGCCGGAGCGCAGGAAGCTGGGCCGCACGCCGTTCGGCCACCGGCTGGTGGAAGTGACCAATATCGGCGTCGTCACCGGCCTGGCGCTGGCGACCGGCGCCTACTTCTGGCTGAACCGCCTGCTGCCGGTGGCGATGGCGGAACGGGCGGCGTGGGAGATCAATGGCTTCTTCCTGGCCTGGCTGGCCGCGCTCGTGCATGCGGCGGTGCGGCCGCCGCGCGCCGCGTGGAAGGAGCAGTGCATCGCCGTCGCCGCGCTGTTCGTGCTGCTGCCGGTCCTCAACCCGCTGACCGGCGGCCATGGCCTGTCCACCAGCATTCCGCTCGGCCAGGCGGGCATCGTCGGCTTCGACTTCGCCATGCTGGCGATCGCCGCGCTGTTCGGCTGGATCGCCCGGCACCTGATCCGCAAGGATCGTCCGGCCGCGCAGGCTGCGCAGCCGGCGCAGCCCGTGCTGAAGGAGGTGACGCCATGA
- a CDS encoding ATP-binding protein → MLRRLLPQTMAGQLVGLLFCGLLAAHLIALLATASSGGNGTLHRMSRRYVMENVTSAYRLALVQRDAASGNAMLAALDTATSRHRIGPRSAVADSLLDEEERSLQAALQRELRLPADAVHVSLAPGTRADQDPGLAIALRLPAGWFNSAQRPLANTQWWWKPLRFSIPVSTLPVLVIGIVFVRRIVRPIKALSQGAERVSRGEYEPLALSGPREAREVTASFNLMQERLTRYLEDHKRMLASISHDLRSMVTSLRLRAELVDDDEVRAGMQRTLRDMAAMIEETLRFSRDDAYDEPTIGIDVGAMAGEIAADQAAQGRDVALVGAAASDAASASTASASASAASDAASATGLPALPCRCRPLAIRRALTNLVDNAVRYGRRARIGVSRTQIDGGRDAIRITIDDDGPGIPAARLDDVFKPFYRLDTARHPELGGVGLGLAIARSCIDAHGGNVTLSNRPTGGLRATILLPA, encoded by the coding sequence ATGCTCCGGCGCCTGCTGCCGCAGACCATGGCGGGCCAACTGGTCGGCCTGCTGTTCTGCGGCCTGCTGGCCGCGCACCTGATCGCGCTGCTGGCCACCGCCAGCAGTGGCGGCAACGGCACGCTGCACCGGATGTCGCGGCGCTATGTGATGGAAAACGTGACATCCGCTTACCGGCTCGCGCTGGTGCAGCGCGACGCCGCCTCCGGCAATGCGATGCTGGCGGCGCTGGACACGGCAACATCGCGCCATCGCATCGGCCCGCGCAGCGCCGTCGCCGATTCCTTGCTGGACGAGGAAGAGCGCTCGCTGCAGGCGGCGCTGCAACGCGAGCTGCGGCTGCCGGCCGACGCCGTGCACGTCTCGCTGGCGCCCGGCACACGGGCGGACCAGGACCCCGGCCTGGCCATCGCGCTGCGGCTGCCCGCCGGCTGGTTCAACAGCGCCCAGCGGCCCTTGGCCAACACCCAGTGGTGGTGGAAACCGCTGCGCTTCTCGATCCCGGTGAGCACCTTGCCGGTGCTGGTGATCGGCATCGTCTTCGTGCGGCGCATCGTGCGGCCGATCAAGGCGCTGTCGCAGGGCGCGGAACGGGTCAGCCGGGGGGAATACGAGCCACTGGCGCTGTCCGGCCCGCGCGAGGCGCGCGAGGTGACGGCGTCGTTCAACCTGATGCAGGAACGCCTGACGCGCTACCTGGAAGACCACAAGCGCATGCTCGCCTCGATCAGCCATGACCTGCGCTCGATGGTGACGTCGCTGCGGCTGCGCGCCGAACTGGTCGACGACGACGAGGTGCGCGCCGGCATGCAGCGCACGCTGCGCGACATGGCGGCGATGATCGAGGAAACGCTGCGCTTTTCCCGGGACGACGCCTACGACGAACCGACGATCGGTATCGACGTGGGCGCCATGGCCGGCGAGATCGCGGCCGACCAGGCGGCCCAGGGGCGCGACGTGGCGCTGGTTGGTGCGGCTGCTTCCGATGCTGCTTCTGCTTCTACTGCTTCTGCTTCTGCTTCTGCTGCTTCCGATGCTGCTTCCGCCACCGGGCTGCCCGCCCTGCCCTGCCGCTGCCGGCCGCTGGCGATCCGGCGCGCCCTGACGAACCTCGTCGACAACGCCGTGCGCTATGGCCGCCGCGCGCGCATCGGCGTCTCGCGCACGCAGATCGACGGCGGCCGCGACGCCATCCGCATCACGATCGACGACGACGGTCCGGGCATCCCCGCCGCCCGGCTGGACGACGTCTTCAAGCCGTTCTACCGGCTCGACACCGCGCGCCACCCGGAACTGGGCGGCGTGGGCCTCGGCCTCGCCATCGCCCGCTCCTGCATCGACGCGCACGGCGGCAACGTCACGCTGTCGAACCGCCCCACCGGCGGCCTGCGCGCCACCATCCTCCTCCCCGCCTGA
- a CDS encoding DUF3649 domain-containing protein, with amino-acid sequence MNKKTPLPATYRWLVASRSVAAIFGGYLLAAAWAASMSLWLQKTGMARVDAVSTATMSSFVVHLCAAIWVFAVASTRRAWLGIALPAALLAALAWLARAVAGGAA; translated from the coding sequence GTGAACAAGAAAACACCCCTGCCGGCCACCTACCGATGGCTGGTCGCGTCGCGCAGCGTGGCGGCGATCTTCGGCGGCTACCTGCTGGCCGCCGCCTGGGCAGCCAGCATGAGCCTGTGGCTGCAGAAAACCGGCATGGCCCGCGTGGATGCAGTCAGCACCGCCACCATGTCCTCGTTCGTGGTGCACCTGTGCGCGGCGATCTGGGTGTTCGCCGTGGCGAGCACCCGGCGCGCGTGGCTCGGCATCGCGCTGCCCGCCGCCTTGCTGGCTGCGCTGGCGTGGCTGGCCAGGGCCGTCGCGGGAGGTGCGGCATGA
- a CDS encoding response regulator, whose protein sequence is MTAADHILVVDDHPEIRSSLAAYLRRQGLAVTTAEDAAQAGALLLKERFDLIVLDVMMPGEDGLSLCRRVSGTLDTPVILLTAMHTSADKVAGLDSGADDYVVKPFDPPELVARIRTVLRRWRRAAGPVGHAGGGYAFGGWFLDTGKRELFDPEGQPAVLSSAEYRLLRVLVEHPGTVLSRDRLMDLIGGGDALAFDRSIDSQVSRLRKKLEADPRRPSLLKTVWGNGYLFAATVTACPGLSPVVT, encoded by the coding sequence ATGACAGCAGCCGACCATATCCTCGTCGTCGACGACCACCCCGAGATCCGCAGTTCCCTGGCCGCCTACCTGCGGCGCCAGGGGCTGGCGGTAACCACCGCAGAGGATGCGGCGCAGGCCGGCGCGCTGCTGCTGAAGGAGCGCTTCGACCTGATCGTGCTGGACGTGATGATGCCGGGCGAGGATGGCCTGTCGCTGTGCCGGCGCGTCAGCGGCACGCTGGATACGCCGGTGATCCTGCTGACGGCCATGCACACGTCCGCCGACAAGGTGGCGGGCCTGGACAGCGGCGCCGACGATTACGTCGTCAAGCCGTTCGATCCGCCGGAACTGGTGGCGCGGATCCGCACGGTGCTGCGGCGCTGGCGGCGCGCCGCCGGCCCGGTCGGCCATGCCGGCGGCGGCTATGCGTTCGGCGGCTGGTTCCTCGATACCGGCAAGCGCGAACTGTTCGATCCCGAGGGCCAGCCGGCCGTGCTGTCCAGCGCCGAGTACCGCCTGCTGCGGGTACTGGTCGAGCATCCCGGCACGGTGCTGTCGCGCGACCGGCTGATGGACCTGATCGGCGGCGGCGATGCGCTGGCGTTCGACCGGAGCATCGACAGCCAGGTGAGCCGCCTGCGCAAGAAGCTGGAAGCGGATCCGCGCCGCCCCAGCCTGCTCAAGACGGTCTGGGGCAACGGCTACCTGTTCGCCGCCACGGTGACCGCCTGTCCAGGCCTGTCCCCTGTCGTGACTTGA
- the secF gene encoding protein translocase subunit SecF — translation MEFFRIHRDIPFMRYATIFNVVSALTFVAAVFFLVTKGLHLSIEFKGGTVVEVKYPQAANLERMRESLRGAGFEHPEASTFGTASDVLIRLPITPGSSSDTTSARAFEALCRAEKGAVRQFDQVSPQGEHHARTSCVDAAGKELVSLQRVEFVGPMVGEELAQNGVNALIMVVVGVMLYLAVRFEWKYAVAAIIANLHDVVIIMGFFAFFQWEFSLTVLAAILAVLGYSVNESVVIFDRIRENFRKQRKMSVQEVIDNAITSTMSRTIITHGCTEMMVLSMLFFGGPTLHYFAVALTIGILFGIYSSVFVAAAVAMKLGVKREDLIKPVKEKDETDGAVV, via the coding sequence ATGGAATTTTTCCGCATTCATAGAGACATCCCGTTCATGCGCTACGCGACGATCTTCAACGTCGTGTCGGCGCTGACGTTCGTGGCGGCCGTGTTCTTCCTGGTCACCAAGGGCCTGCACCTGTCGATCGAGTTCAAGGGCGGCACCGTGGTGGAGGTGAAGTACCCGCAGGCGGCCAACCTGGAACGCATGCGCGAATCGCTGCGCGGCGCCGGCTTCGAGCATCCCGAAGCCAGCACGTTCGGCACCGCAAGCGACGTGCTGATCCGCCTGCCGATCACGCCGGGTTCCAGCTCGGACACCACGTCGGCACGCGCCTTCGAGGCACTGTGCCGCGCCGAGAAGGGCGCGGTACGCCAGTTCGACCAGGTATCGCCGCAGGGCGAGCACCATGCCCGCACGTCCTGCGTGGACGCGGCCGGCAAGGAACTCGTCTCGCTGCAGCGCGTGGAATTCGTCGGCCCGATGGTCGGCGAGGAACTGGCGCAGAACGGCGTCAACGCGCTGATCATGGTGGTGGTCGGCGTGATGCTCTACCTGGCCGTGCGCTTCGAGTGGAAATACGCCGTGGCGGCGATCATCGCCAACCTGCACGACGTGGTCATCATCATGGGCTTCTTCGCTTTCTTCCAGTGGGAATTCTCGCTGACGGTGCTGGCGGCGATCCTGGCGGTGCTGGGCTACTCGGTCAACGAATCGGTGGTGATCTTCGACCGGATCCGCGAGAACTTCCGCAAGCAGCGCAAGATGAGCGTGCAGGAAGTGATCGACAACGCGATCACGAGCACGATGTCGCGCACGATCATCACCCACGGCTGCACGGAGATGATGGTGCTGTCGATGCTGTTCTTCGGCGGCCCCACGCTGCACTACTTCGCCGTCGCGCTGACCATCGGCATCCTGTTCGGCATCTACTCCTCGGTGTTCGTCGCCGCCGCCGTCGCCATGAAGCTGGGCGTCAAGCGCGAAGACCTGATCAAGCCGGTCAAGGAAAAGGACGAGACCGACGGCGCCGTCGTCTAA
- a CDS encoding DUF3325 domain-containing protein, which translates to MNALVVLALSYAAMAAVSLSMERHQEQVYGKAFPAMPLRLGGWALLAVALVPAVAAWGTSVGILAWLGFLTFGALGIGLQMTYAPRPVRWTAPAGALLGAVAWLLA; encoded by the coding sequence ATGAACGCACTGGTCGTACTGGCGCTGAGCTACGCGGCGATGGCGGCCGTGTCGCTGTCGATGGAACGCCACCAGGAGCAGGTGTACGGCAAGGCATTCCCGGCCATGCCGCTGCGGCTGGGCGGCTGGGCGCTGCTGGCCGTGGCGCTGGTGCCGGCGGTCGCGGCCTGGGGCACGTCGGTCGGCATCCTGGCGTGGCTGGGCTTCCTGACCTTCGGCGCGCTCGGCATCGGCCTGCAGATGACCTACGCCCCCCGGCCGGTGCGGTGGACGGCACCGGCCGGGGCGCTGCTGGGCGCCGTGGCATGGCTGCTGGCATAA